A window of the Verrucomicrobiia bacterium genome harbors these coding sequences:
- a CDS encoding excinuclease ABC subunit A, with product MLNETDITVAGQDGILIQGAREHNLKNLTVTIPRGKFVVLTGVSGSGKSTLAFDILFAEGQRRFLDSMNAYARQFVEQLSRPDVDLIAGIPPTVSIEQRNSSGGGKSTVATVTEIYHFIRLLFARLGTQYCPDCQIPVESQTRDELGARLQEQMKERGDLLLLAPVVRNRKGFHTEVAEWAAKHGYAEIRADGKIYSTSERLRLDRFKEHDVEIVIGVMEKKPRAKQTGKTAQQVVDEALNIGKGVLLALDNHGVTTVHSTSRSCSGCGKSFEILDPKFFSYNSSRGWCPTCRGFGETFYLPDAERGARADAIEESWFGWQEGKREICPECKGARLNPLARAVRLILGGLPAATKGKKKLAGQTIDDIGAMSVAQASEYFNGLQVSGREAEVARDILPEIRERMRFLNEVGLGYLQLSRSVTTLSGGESQRIRLAAQLGSNLSGVLYILDEPTIGLHARDNEQLLDALQKLRSRGNSLVVVEHDEDTMRRADYIIDLGPGAGVKGGQVMAHGTLPELLKHKDSLTGKSLAHLETKKYPTRGERRVVTAPKKVSAKKTKKTEASEEVGTQWLTLRGATTNNLKDVTLEIPLGRFVVVTGVSGSGKSTLVRECLLPALEGAVGRKGKKNENLTGTDLLSAVHEVNQSPIGRTPRSTPATYAGFFDDIRTLFSNLPESKLRGYSSSRFSFNSNQGRCPVCEGAGTIKLEMNFLPPAYVKCESCNGTRFNRETLDIEYAGKNIAQVLDLSVAEGIEFFAALPKIRRPLEALRDTGLDYLRLGQTSPTLSGGEAQRVKLVTHLLTGLKGEQIELKTIRQMNIKPAIFILEEPTIGLHMADVQKLVEVIQRLVEAGNTVVVIEHNLDLIAEADWVIDMGPEGGAGGGTIIAAGTPEAVAKVKGSHTGRFMKALVEKPFAPAGQKR from the coding sequence GTGTTGAACGAGACGGACATAACGGTGGCGGGACAGGACGGCATCCTCATCCAGGGGGCGCGCGAGCATAACCTGAAGAATCTGACGGTGACGATCCCGCGCGGGAAGTTCGTGGTGCTGACGGGCGTAAGCGGATCGGGCAAGAGCACGCTGGCGTTTGACATCCTCTTTGCCGAAGGGCAACGGCGTTTCCTCGATTCCATGAACGCGTATGCGCGGCAATTCGTGGAGCAGCTTTCGCGGCCGGATGTGGATCTCATCGCGGGCATTCCGCCGACGGTGAGCATTGAGCAACGGAATTCGAGCGGCGGCGGCAAGAGCACAGTGGCGACGGTGACGGAGATCTATCATTTCATCCGATTGCTCTTCGCCCGGCTGGGCACGCAGTATTGCCCGGACTGCCAGATACCGGTGGAATCGCAAACACGCGATGAACTGGGTGCACGGCTCCAGGAACAGATGAAGGAGCGCGGCGATCTGCTGCTGCTCGCGCCGGTGGTGCGGAATCGTAAAGGTTTTCATACGGAAGTGGCGGAGTGGGCGGCGAAGCATGGTTACGCGGAGATCCGGGCGGACGGGAAGATCTACTCCACAAGCGAACGGCTACGGTTGGATCGCTTCAAGGAGCATGACGTGGAAATCGTCATCGGCGTGATGGAGAAGAAACCGCGTGCGAAGCAGACGGGCAAGACGGCGCAGCAAGTGGTGGATGAGGCGTTGAACATCGGTAAGGGTGTGCTGCTCGCGCTGGATAATCATGGGGTGACGACGGTGCATTCCACTTCGCGGTCGTGCAGCGGATGCGGCAAGTCCTTCGAGATACTTGATCCGAAATTTTTCAGCTACAACTCTTCTCGCGGTTGGTGCCCGACGTGTCGCGGGTTCGGGGAAACATTTTATCTACCAGATGCAGAACGCGGTGCGAGGGCGGATGCGATTGAGGAATCGTGGTTCGGCTGGCAGGAAGGCAAGCGCGAGATTTGCCCGGAGTGCAAAGGGGCGAGATTGAATCCCTTGGCACGCGCGGTGCGGTTGATCTTGGGCGGATTGCCAGCAGCGACGAAAGGTAAGAAGAAGCTCGCAGGGCAGACGATTGATGACATCGGTGCAATGTCCGTGGCCCAAGCCTCAGAGTATTTCAATGGGTTGCAGGTGAGCGGGCGCGAGGCGGAGGTGGCGCGGGATATTCTCCCAGAGATCCGCGAACGCATGCGTTTCCTCAATGAAGTGGGGCTCGGCTATCTGCAACTGAGCCGCAGTGTGACGACGCTTTCGGGCGGTGAATCGCAACGTATTCGTCTCGCAGCGCAACTCGGGTCAAATCTCAGTGGCGTGCTTTATATCCTTGATGAGCCGACGATCGGCTTGCATGCGCGGGATAATGAGCAGTTGCTGGATGCATTGCAGAAGTTGCGTTCGCGCGGGAACTCGCTCGTCGTCGTGGAGCATGACGAGGACACGATGCGGCGCGCGGATTACATCATCGATCTCGGCCCCGGTGCAGGCGTGAAGGGTGGCCAGGTGATGGCGCACGGGACGTTGCCGGAATTGCTGAAGCATAAAGATTCGCTGACGGGCAAATCGCTGGCGCATCTGGAGACGAAGAAGTATCCGACGCGCGGTGAGCGACGAGTGGTGACGGCTCCGAAGAAAGTTTCAGCGAAGAAAACGAAGAAAACCGAAGCGAGTGAAGAGGTGGGAACGCAATGGCTGACGTTGCGTGGGGCGACGACGAATAATCTGAAGGACGTGACGCTGGAGATTCCGCTGGGGCGTTTTGTGGTGGTGACGGGCGTGAGCGGGTCGGGCAAGAGCACGCTGGTGCGTGAGTGTTTGTTACCTGCGCTGGAAGGGGCAGTTGGTCGCAAGGGGAAGAAGAATGAGAATCTGACGGGCACAGATTTATTGAGTGCGGTGCATGAGGTGAATCAATCGCCGATCGGGCGCACGCCGCGCTCCACACCGGCAACGTATGCGGGCTTCTTCGATGATATCCGCACGCTGTTCTCGAATCTGCCGGAGTCGAAGTTGCGCGGTTACAGCAGCAGCCGGTTTTCGTTCAACAGCAATCAAGGGCGTTGCCCGGTGTGCGAAGGCGCGGGCACGATCAAGCTGGAGATGAATTTTCTGCCGCCTGCGTATGTGAAGTGTGAGTCGTGCAATGGCACGCGGTTCAATCGCGAGACGTTGGACATCGAATACGCAGGCAAGAACATCGCGCAGGTGCTGGACCTGAGCGTGGCGGAGGGGATCGAGTTTTTCGCGGCGTTGCCGAAGATACGGCGTCCGCTGGAGGCCTTGCGCGATACGGGACTGGACTACTTACGCTTAGGACAGACGAGTCCGACGCTCAGCGGCGGCGAGGCGCAACGCGTGAAACTGGTGACACATCTGCTCACGGGTTTGAAGGGCGAGCAGATCGAGCTGAAGACGATCCGGCAGATGAATATCAAACCGGCGATCTTCATTCTCGAAGAACCGACGATCGGGCTGCACATGGCGGATGTGCAGAAGCTCGTCGAAGTCATTCAACGGCTTGTGGAAGCGGGTAATACGGTGGTGGTGATCGAGCATAACTTGGATCTCATCGCAGAGGCGGATTGGGTGATCGATATGGGACCGGAGGGCGGTGCGGGTGGTGGCACGATCATCGCGGCGGGGACACCAGAGGCCGTGGCGAAGGTGAAGGGATCGCATACGGGGAGGTTTATGAAGGCGTTGGTGGAGAAGCCGTTTGCACCGGCGGGCCAGAAGAGGTAG